A window of the Streptomyces formicae genome harbors these coding sequences:
- a CDS encoding Tex family protein yields the protein MTTTIEGRIAEELGVRERQVKAAVELLDGGSTVPFIARYRKEATEMLDDAQLRTLEERLRYLRELEERRTAILESVREQGKLTDELEAQLRAADTKARLEDIYLPFKPKRRTKAQIAREAGLEPLAEGLLGDPSVEPLAAAAAFVDADKGVADAAAALEGARAILTERFSEDADLIGELRERMWTRGRLVAKVREGKGDAKEGPGAKFADYFDFAEPFTELPSHRVLAMLRGEKEEVLDLVLEPEEPSDVPGPSTYEGMIARRFDVADRGRPADKWLTDTVRWAWRTRIIVHLGIDLRLRLRTAAEDEAVRVFAANLRDLLLAAPAGTRATLGLDPGFRTGVKVAVVDATGKVVATDTIYPHVPANKWDESLAKLARLAKEHAVDLVAIGNGTASRETDKLAGELISRHPELKLTKVMVSEAGASVYSASAFASQELPGLDVSLRGAVSIARRLQDPLAELVKIDPKSIGVGQYQHDLSELKLSRSLDAVVEDCVNGVGVDVNTASAPLLSRVSGIGAGLAENIVAHRDANGPFRSRKALKDVARLGPKAYEQCAGFLRIRGGDDPLDASSVHPEAYPVVRSMVKRTGSEVASLIGNTSVLRSLRPDDFVDETFGLPTVTDILRELEKPGRDPRPAFKTATFKDGVEKISDLAPGMVLEGVVTNVAAFGAFVDVGVHQDGLVHVSAMSRTFVKDPRDVVKPGDVVKVKVLDIDIPRKRISLTLRLDDDAAAAGAGQARGGQGGQGGQGGQGGRPPKQRRPAAARGGAPRQAPAPANSAMADALRKAGLLDPNEGGGRRR from the coding sequence GTGACGACGACCATCGAAGGCAGGATCGCCGAGGAGCTCGGCGTACGTGAGCGGCAGGTGAAGGCGGCCGTCGAGCTGCTGGACGGCGGGTCGACCGTGCCGTTCATCGCCCGCTACCGCAAGGAAGCGACCGAGATGCTCGACGACGCGCAGCTGCGCACGCTCGAGGAGCGGCTGCGGTATCTGCGGGAGCTGGAGGAGCGGCGGACCGCGATCCTGGAGTCCGTGCGCGAGCAGGGCAAGCTCACGGACGAGCTGGAGGCGCAGCTCCGGGCCGCCGACACCAAGGCCCGACTGGAGGACATCTACCTGCCCTTCAAGCCCAAGCGGCGCACCAAGGCGCAGATCGCCCGCGAGGCCGGTCTGGAGCCGCTCGCCGAGGGCCTGCTCGGCGATCCGTCGGTCGAGCCGCTCGCGGCCGCGGCGGCGTTCGTCGACGCGGACAAGGGGGTCGCGGACGCGGCGGCCGCGCTGGAGGGCGCCCGGGCGATCCTCACCGAGCGGTTCTCCGAGGACGCCGACCTGATCGGCGAGCTGCGCGAGCGGATGTGGACGCGGGGCCGGCTCGTGGCGAAGGTGCGCGAGGGCAAAGGCGACGCCAAAGAGGGGCCGGGCGCGAAGTTCGCCGACTACTTCGACTTCGCGGAGCCGTTCACCGAGCTCCCCTCGCACCGGGTGCTGGCGATGCTGCGGGGCGAGAAGGAGGAGGTCCTCGACCTGGTCCTGGAGCCCGAGGAGCCGTCCGACGTGCCCGGACCCTCGACGTACGAGGGCATGATCGCCCGTCGTTTCGACGTGGCCGACCGCGGCCGACCGGCCGACAAGTGGCTGACCGACACGGTGCGCTGGGCCTGGCGGACCCGGATCATCGTCCACCTCGGGATCGACCTGCGGCTGCGGCTGCGCACGGCGGCCGAGGACGAGGCGGTCCGGGTCTTCGCGGCGAACCTGCGCGACCTGCTGCTCGCCGCCCCCGCGGGCACACGCGCGACGCTCGGCCTCGACCCCGGCTTCCGTACGGGTGTGAAGGTCGCCGTCGTCGACGCGACCGGCAAGGTCGTCGCCACCGACACGATCTATCCGCACGTCCCCGCGAACAAGTGGGACGAGTCGCTGGCGAAGCTGGCGCGGCTCGCCAAGGAGCACGCGGTCGACCTGGTCGCCATCGGCAACGGCACGGCGTCGCGCGAGACGGACAAGCTGGCCGGTGAGCTGATCAGCAGGCACCCGGAGCTGAAGCTCACGAAGGTGATGGTGTCCGAGGCCGGCGCGTCGGTGTACTCCGCCTCCGCGTTCGCCTCGCAGGAGCTGCCCGGGCTCGATGTGTCGCTGCGCGGCGCGGTGTCGATCGCGCGGCGCCTCCAGGACCCGCTCGCCGAGCTGGTCAAGATCGACCCGAAGTCGATCGGCGTCGGCCAGTACCAGCACGATCTGTCCGAGCTGAAGCTCTCGCGCTCGCTCGACGCGGTCGTCGAGGACTGTGTGAACGGCGTCGGCGTCGACGTCAACACGGCCTCTGCGCCGCTTCTTTCGCGAGTGTCCGGCATCGGCGCCGGACTCGCCGAGAACATCGTGGCGCACCGGGACGCCAACGGCCCCTTCCGGTCGCGGAAGGCCCTGAAGGACGTGGCGCGGCTCGGCCCGAAGGCGTACGAGCAGTGCGCCGGCTTCCTGCGCATCCGCGGCGGCGACGACCCGCTCGACGCGTCGAGCGTGCACCCCGAGGCGTACCCGGTGGTGCGGTCGATGGTGAAGCGGACGGGCAGCGAGGTGGCGTCGCTGATCGGCAACACGTCGGTGCTGCGGTCGCTGCGGCCGGACGACTTCGTGGACGAGACCTTCGGTCTGCCGACCGTCACGGACATCCTGCGCGAGCTGGAGAAGCCGGGCCGCGACCCGCGGCCCGCGTTCAAGACGGCGACCTTCAAGGACGGCGTCGAGAAGATCTCGGACCTGGCGCCCGGGATGGTGCTGGAGGGCGTCGTCACGAACGTGGCCGCGTTCGGCGCGTTCGTGGACGTCGGCGTCCACCAGGACGGGCTCGTCCACGTCTCGGCGATGTCCCGCACGTTCGTGAAGGACCCGCGGGACGTGGTGAAGCCGGGCGACGTGGTCAAGGTGAAGGTCCTCGACATCGACATCCCGCGCAAGCGGATCTCGCTGACGCTGCGGCTGGACGACGACGCGGCGGCCGCCGGCGCGGGGCAGGCCCGCGGAGGCCAAGGCGGACAGGGTGGGCAGGGCGGACAGGGCGGGCGCCCGCCGAAGCAGCGCCGCCCCGCCGCCGCCCGCGGCGGCGCCCCCCGCCAGGCGCCGGCCCCTGCCAACAGCGCCATGGCCGACGCCCTGCGCAAGGCGGGCCTGCTCGACCCGAACGAGGGCGGCGGCCGGCGCCGCTGA
- a CDS encoding SCO6745 family protein yields MTSLPPRAGRRCFGVLNPLHSTHYFSPDFETAFAEIGLDDRSASRLAGRSAALGAVGPGVVAATFYNYNYDLIARHFPAVWEKASPGDVLAARLRAVDATLRRLLGAEAVASDEMAEAARLALRATEACTRHARPLYAAHADLPVPDEPHLAYWHAATLLREHRGDGHLTALLSAGLDPLEALVSHTATGKGMAPRWVLGTRGWRRADWDAAADRLRERGLLTGDAELTLTEEGTALRAEVEEATDRLDLAPYEHLGAAGVERLTELGRGFLLTAVAAGAFPADLNGKG; encoded by the coding sequence ATGACTTCACTCCCGCCTCGTGCCGGCCGCCGTTGCTTCGGCGTGCTCAACCCGCTGCACTCCACGCACTACTTCTCGCCCGACTTCGAGACCGCGTTCGCGGAGATCGGCCTCGACGACAGGAGCGCCTCACGCCTGGCGGGGCGCAGCGCGGCGCTGGGCGCCGTCGGTCCCGGCGTGGTGGCGGCCACGTTCTACAACTACAACTACGACCTGATCGCCCGTCACTTCCCGGCCGTCTGGGAGAAGGCGTCGCCCGGGGACGTGCTCGCGGCCCGGCTGCGGGCCGTGGACGCGACGCTGCGCCGGCTCCTCGGCGCGGAGGCGGTGGCCTCGGACGAGATGGCGGAGGCGGCCCGGCTCGCGCTGCGCGCCACCGAGGCGTGCACCCGCCACGCCCGGCCGCTCTACGCGGCGCACGCGGATCTGCCCGTGCCCGACGAGCCGCATCTCGCCTACTGGCACGCAGCGACCCTGCTGCGCGAGCACCGCGGCGACGGCCATCTGACGGCGCTGCTGTCGGCCGGTCTCGACCCGCTGGAAGCCCTCGTCAGCCACACCGCGACCGGCAAGGGCATGGCGCCCCGCTGGGTCCTCGGCACCCGCGGCTGGCGGCGCGCCGACTGGGACGCTGCGGCGGACCGGCTGCGCGAGCGCGGACTGCTCACCGGGGATGCCGAGTTGACGCTGACGGAGGAGGGCACCGCGCTGCGGGCGGAGGTCGAGGAGGCCACGGACCGGCTCGACCTGGCCCCCTACGAGCACCTCGGCGCGGCGGGTGTCGAACGCCTCACCGAGCTGGGCCGGGGCTTCCTCCTGACGGCGGTCGCGGCCGGGGCGTTCCCCGCGGACCTCAACGGCAAGGGCTGA
- a CDS encoding GlxA family transcriptional regulator, with the protein MEKRSVLVVLFDDVQSLDVTGPVEVFAGANKHPSPPFTYGIRTASLDGGPVRTSSGLTLVPDGTLDAYEAAPPHTLIVPGGQGTRRPAPALVDWLRAHAPRAERLVSVCTGALLLAEAGLLDGHRVTSHWSVCDQLARNHPEVDVDPDPIFVRDGRLATSAGVTAGIDLALALVEEDMGRDTALVIARHLVVFLRRPGNQAQFSAQLAAQTARREPLREVQQYITEHPDGDLSVEALAARARLSPRQFARAFRAETGMTPGRYVDRVRLEHARRLLEDTGDGVEEISRACGYGTPEAMRRAFTKALGAAPAEYRRRFHAPLTAR; encoded by the coding sequence ATGGAGAAGCGATCCGTACTCGTCGTGCTCTTCGACGACGTGCAGAGCCTGGACGTGACCGGCCCGGTGGAGGTGTTCGCCGGGGCCAACAAGCACCCGTCGCCGCCGTTCACGTACGGCATCCGCACCGCCTCGCTCGACGGCGGGCCGGTCCGCACGTCCAGCGGACTGACGCTCGTACCGGACGGGACGCTGGACGCGTACGAGGCCGCGCCCCCGCACACCCTGATCGTCCCGGGAGGACAGGGCACACGCCGCCCCGCCCCGGCGCTCGTCGACTGGCTGCGCGCCCACGCCCCGCGCGCCGAACGCCTCGTCTCCGTCTGCACCGGCGCCCTGCTCCTGGCCGAGGCCGGACTGCTTGACGGACACCGCGTGACCAGCCACTGGTCCGTCTGCGACCAGCTCGCACGCAACCATCCCGAGGTGGACGTCGACCCCGACCCGATCTTCGTACGGGACGGCAGGCTCGCTACCTCGGCCGGGGTCACCGCGGGCATCGACCTCGCCCTCGCCCTCGTCGAGGAGGACATGGGCCGCGATACCGCCCTGGTCATCGCTCGCCATCTGGTGGTCTTCCTGCGCCGCCCCGGCAATCAGGCGCAGTTCAGCGCCCAGCTCGCCGCCCAGACCGCGCGGCGCGAGCCGCTGCGCGAGGTGCAGCAGTACATCACCGAGCACCCGGACGGCGACCTCTCGGTCGAGGCGCTGGCCGCCCGCGCCCGGCTCTCACCCCGTCAGTTCGCCCGCGCCTTCCGCGCCGAGACCGGCATGACCCCCGGCCGCTACGTCGACCGGGTCCGCCTCGAACACGCCCGGCGGCTCCTTGAGGACACCGGCGACGGCGTCGAGGAGATCTCCCGCGCCTGCGGCTACGGCACGCCCGAGGCGATGCGCCGGGCGTTCACGAAGGCCCTGGGCGCGGCGCCCGCCGAGTACCGCCGCCGCTTCCACGCACCTCTCACCGCCCGATGA
- a CDS encoding DJ-1/PfpI family protein gives MQLAILLYDRFTSLDAVGPFELLSRLPGAETVFVAEKAGPVRNDQDNLSLVADRSLAEVPAPDIVLVPGGPGSRRALADETLLEWLRTADATSTWTTSVCTGSLVLAGAGLLKGRRAASHWLSLDLLGRLGAEPTGERVVFDGKYVTAAGVSSGIDMALHLIGRIAGHEVAQTIQLLTEYDPQPPYDAGSPEKAPAEIVASWRAQGADDDTVRTGGR, from the coding sequence ATGCAGCTCGCCATCCTGCTCTACGACCGCTTCACCAGCCTCGACGCCGTCGGCCCGTTCGAACTGCTCTCCCGGCTGCCGGGCGCCGAGACCGTCTTCGTCGCCGAGAAGGCCGGACCGGTGCGCAACGACCAGGACAACCTCAGCCTCGTCGCCGACCGGAGCCTCGCCGAGGTGCCGGCCCCGGACATCGTCCTCGTGCCCGGCGGGCCGGGTTCGCGCCGGGCCCTGGCGGACGAGACGCTCCTGGAGTGGCTGCGCACCGCGGACGCCACCAGCACCTGGACCACGTCGGTGTGCACCGGCTCCCTGGTCCTCGCCGGAGCCGGGCTGCTCAAGGGCCGCAGGGCCGCCAGTCACTGGCTGTCGCTGGACCTGCTCGGCCGGCTGGGCGCCGAGCCGACCGGAGAACGGGTCGTCTTCGACGGCAAGTACGTCACGGCGGCCGGCGTCTCGTCCGGCATCGACATGGCGCTGCACCTGATCGGCCGGATCGCCGGTCACGAGGTCGCCCAGACGATCCAGCTGCTCACCGAGTACGACCCGCAGCCGCCGTACGACGCGGGCTCGCCCGAGAAGGCGCCTGCGGAGATCGTCGCCTCCTGGCGGGCGCAGGGCGCCGACGACGACACGGTCCGGACCGGCGGGCGCTGA
- a CDS encoding enoyl-CoA hydratase/isomerase family protein has translation MEQIVTEEADGVATVVISNPGKHNAMTAAMWRAVPEVLDGLARDPAVRALVLTGAGSTFCAGADISSLRGQALGAGEDPQSLAVRAEEALAAFPKPTLAAVRGYCVGGGCQLAAACDLRFAEEGASFGVTPAKLGIVYPASSTRRLVALTGPAAAKYLLFSGELIGTERALRTGLVDEVLPEGELGKRVADFLRVLTSRSQLTQAAAKEFASGRTDRDGYWAEQAAASGDTAEGVAAFLERRPPRFTWSV, from the coding sequence ATGGAGCAGATCGTCACCGAGGAGGCGGACGGGGTCGCCACCGTCGTGATCAGCAACCCCGGCAAGCACAACGCCATGACGGCCGCGATGTGGCGGGCGGTGCCGGAGGTCCTGGACGGTCTCGCCCGCGACCCGGCCGTACGGGCGCTGGTGCTGACCGGCGCCGGCAGCACGTTCTGCGCCGGCGCCGACATCTCGTCGCTGCGCGGGCAGGCGCTCGGTGCCGGGGAGGATCCCCAGAGCCTGGCCGTCCGCGCCGAGGAGGCGCTCGCGGCCTTCCCCAAACCGACGCTGGCGGCCGTGCGCGGGTACTGCGTGGGCGGCGGCTGCCAGCTGGCCGCGGCCTGCGATCTGCGGTTCGCCGAGGAGGGGGCGTCCTTCGGGGTCACACCGGCGAAGCTGGGGATCGTCTATCCGGCCTCCTCGACCCGGCGGCTGGTGGCGTTGACCGGCCCGGCGGCCGCGAAGTACCTCCTGTTCTCGGGCGAGTTGATCGGTACGGAGCGGGCCCTGCGCACCGGCCTTGTGGACGAGGTGCTGCCCGAGGGGGAACTGGGCAAGCGGGTCGCGGACTTCCTGCGCGTGCTGACGTCGCGCTCGCAGCTGACACAGGCGGCGGCGAAGGAGTTCGCGTCGGGCCGCACCGACCGGGACGGGTACTGGGCGGAGCAGGCGGCCGCGAGCGGCGACACCGCGGAGGGTGTCGCCGCGTTCCTGGAGCGCAGGCCGCCGCGGTTCACCTGGAGCGTGTGA
- a CDS encoding HdeD family acid-resistance protein, giving the protein MAGRPQEEGRGTREGRNLKRSFGWLTGLGVVLVVCGLVGLVYANVATLTSMLLFGWLLLIGGLVGLLQAIESRGSNFFWLAVIVAALYIAAGVVVIRHPQGTAEALTMFAALLFLTGGLFRLVGSVVVRGPHFGWTLLQGVFGLLLGVLVLANWPDSSRYVLGVFFSLALLFDGLGLIAVGIGGRRILGMVTENAENAENAEATEDAEGAGASEKSTEEDQDQSHT; this is encoded by the coding sequence ATGGCCGGTCGACCCCAGGAAGAGGGACGCGGGACGCGCGAGGGCAGGAATCTCAAGCGCAGCTTCGGCTGGCTGACCGGGCTCGGTGTCGTCCTCGTCGTCTGCGGGCTGGTCGGGCTCGTCTACGCGAACGTCGCGACGCTCACCTCGATGCTGCTCTTCGGCTGGCTGCTGCTGATCGGCGGGCTGGTCGGGCTGCTCCAGGCCATCGAGTCACGCGGCAGCAACTTCTTCTGGCTCGCGGTGATCGTGGCCGCGCTGTACATCGCGGCCGGCGTCGTCGTGATCCGCCATCCTCAGGGCACCGCCGAGGCGCTGACCATGTTCGCCGCGCTGCTCTTCCTGACCGGCGGACTGTTCCGGCTGGTCGGAAGCGTCGTGGTGCGCGGGCCGCACTTCGGCTGGACGCTGCTCCAGGGCGTGTTCGGTCTGCTCCTGGGGGTGCTGGTGCTGGCCAACTGGCCCGACAGCAGCCGCTATGTCCTGGGCGTCTTCTTCTCGCTGGCGCTGCTCTTCGACGGCCTGGGGCTCATCGCGGTCGGCATCGGCGGCCGCCGGATCCTCGGCATGGTGACCGAGAACGCCGAGAACGCCGAGAACGCCGAGGCCACCGAGGACGCCGAGGGAGCGGGGGCGTCCGAGAAGTCGACAGAAGAAGATCAGGACCAGTCGCACACCTGA
- a CDS encoding ATP-binding protein yields the protein MESPGSIPARPLSYEGVWRFTAPALEVSVPQARHAVRDLIRRQGVPVHDELLQGLLVIVSELVTNSVRHAALLSPQVAVEVAVGPEWIRVAVEDNHPYRPKALETDYAQTGGRGLLLVKEITREAGGTCDVEHTATGGKIIWAALPLTTVGVRGEGAF from the coding sequence ATGGAGAGCCCCGGGAGCATCCCGGCCCGGCCACTGTCGTACGAAGGCGTCTGGCGGTTCACGGCACCTGCGCTCGAGGTCTCCGTGCCCCAGGCCCGGCACGCCGTCCGCGATCTGATCCGCCGCCAGGGCGTGCCGGTCCACGACGAGCTCCTGCAGGGGCTGCTGGTGATCGTCTCCGAGCTGGTGACGAACTCCGTCCGCCACGCGGCGCTGCTCTCGCCGCAGGTCGCGGTGGAGGTGGCGGTCGGCCCCGAGTGGATCCGGGTGGCCGTCGAGGACAACCACCCGTACCGGCCCAAGGCGCTGGAGACGGACTACGCGCAGACCGGCGGCCGCGGTCTGCTGCTCGTCAAGGAAATCACCCGGGAAGCGGGCGGCACCTGCGACGTCGAGCACACCGCGACCGGCGGAAAGATCATCTGGGCCGCGCTGCCGCTGACGACCGTGGGCGTCCGCGGCGAGGGCGCGTTCTAG
- the idi gene encoding isopentenyl-diphosphate Delta-isomerase, with product MPTTPATAANSSPNGTKQPILLELVDENGQTIGTAEKLSAHQSPGQLHRAFSVFLFDEQGRLLIQRRALGKYHSPGVWSNTCCGHPYPGEAPFTAAARRTYEELGVSPSLMAEAGTVRYNHPDPASGLVEQEYNHLFVGMVQAQLRPDPEEIGDTAFVTAGELAERHARDPFSAWFMTVLDAARPAIKELTGPAGGW from the coding sequence ATGCCGACCACACCCGCCACCGCGGCGAACAGCTCGCCCAACGGCACCAAGCAGCCGATCTTGCTCGAGCTGGTCGACGAGAACGGCCAGACCATCGGCACCGCGGAGAAGCTCTCCGCCCATCAGTCACCCGGACAGCTGCACCGGGCGTTCTCCGTGTTCCTCTTCGACGAGCAGGGGCGGCTGCTGATCCAGCGCCGCGCGCTCGGGAAGTACCACTCCCCCGGTGTCTGGTCGAACACCTGCTGCGGGCACCCGTACCCGGGCGAGGCGCCGTTCACGGCCGCCGCGCGCCGTACATACGAGGAGCTGGGCGTGTCTCCGTCGCTGATGGCGGAGGCGGGCACGGTCCGGTACAACCACCCGGACCCGGCGTCCGGGCTGGTCGAGCAGGAGTACAACCACCTCTTCGTCGGCATGGTGCAGGCTCAGCTGCGGCCCGACCCCGAGGAGATCGGTGACACGGCGTTCGTGACGGCGGGGGAGCTGGCCGAGCGGCACGCGCGCGACCCGTTCTCCGCATGGTTCATGACGGTGCTGGACGCGGCGCGCCCGGCGATCAAGGAACTCACGGGCCCGGCCGGCGGCTGGTGA
- a CDS encoding cation diffusion facilitator family transporter yields the protein MGAGHDHGHAHGGPPPTGTAAAAYRGRLRIALAITLGVMTLEIVGGILADSLALVADAAHMATDGLGLAMALLAIHFANRPASTSRTFGFARAEILAALANCLLLLGVGGYLLYEAVQRFITPADTNGGLTIAFAVVGLAANMVSLTLLMRGQKESLNVRGAYLEVLADTLGSLTVLISAGIILATGWQAADPIASLLIGLMIVPRTVKLLRETLNVLLEAAPKGVDMAEVREHIHALPGVEDVHDLHAWTITSGMPVLSAHVVVAQDVLDAVGHEKMLHDLQGCLGSHFDVEHCTFQLEPSGHAAHEAGFCH from the coding sequence ATGGGGGCTGGGCACGACCACGGACACGCGCACGGCGGTCCCCCGCCGACCGGCACCGCGGCCGCCGCCTACCGAGGACGTCTGCGGATCGCCCTGGCGATCACCCTCGGCGTGATGACCCTGGAGATCGTCGGCGGGATCCTGGCGGACTCGCTGGCCCTCGTCGCCGACGCCGCGCACATGGCCACGGACGGTCTCGGTCTCGCGATGGCGCTGCTCGCGATCCACTTCGCCAACCGCCCGGCCTCCACCAGCCGCACCTTCGGTTTCGCCCGTGCCGAGATCCTCGCCGCGCTGGCCAACTGTCTGCTGCTGCTCGGCGTCGGCGGCTATCTGCTCTACGAGGCGGTCCAGCGCTTCATCACACCGGCCGACACCAACGGCGGCCTGACCATCGCGTTCGCCGTCGTCGGCCTGGCCGCCAACATGGTGTCGCTCACCCTGCTGATGCGCGGCCAGAAGGAGAGCCTCAATGTGCGCGGGGCCTATCTGGAGGTCCTCGCCGACACCCTGGGCTCGCTCACCGTACTGATCTCGGCCGGCATCATCCTGGCCACCGGCTGGCAGGCCGCCGACCCGATCGCCTCCCTGCTGATCGGCCTGATGATCGTGCCCCGGACGGTCAAGCTGCTGCGGGAGACGCTGAACGTGCTCCTGGAGGCGGCACCGAAAGGTGTCGACATGGCGGAGGTGCGCGAGCACATACATGCCCTGCCCGGCGTGGAGGACGTCCACGATCTGCACGCCTGGACGATCACCTCGGGGATGCCGGTGCTCTCCGCCCATGTCGTGGTCGCCCAGGACGTCCTGGACGCGGTCGGCCACGAGAAGATGCTGCACGATCTCCAGGGCTGCCTGGGCTCGCACTTCGACGTCGAGCACTGCACGTTCCAGCTGGAGCCGAGCGGTCATGCCGCGCACGAGGCGGGCTTCTGCCACTGA
- the galE gene encoding UDP-glucose 4-epimerase GalE: MTWLITGGAGYIGAHVAHAMAGAGEPVVVLDDVSTGVPERLPDGVPLVRGSLLDRELLDRTLAEHAVTGVVHLAAKKQVGESVEQPLRYYRENVCGLTVLLEAVAAAGVRRFLFSSSAAVYGVPDVELITEDTPAVPINPYGETKLAGEWLVRATGRAHGIATACLRYFNVAGAARPDLADTGVFNIIPMFFDRITRGEAPRIFGDDYPTPDGTCIRDYIHVADLADAHLTVARRLAESDADGEYEGASSGTGPGSEDLTVNIGRGEGVSVRELARIVAEVTGSGVPAVVEPRRAGDAARAVASVERIGKELGWTATRGVREMVESAWEGWLLHHPEIRTR; the protein is encoded by the coding sequence ATGACGTGGCTGATCACAGGTGGTGCGGGGTACATCGGGGCGCATGTGGCGCATGCCATGGCCGGAGCCGGTGAGCCGGTCGTGGTGCTCGACGACGTGTCGACCGGGGTTCCCGAGCGGCTGCCGGACGGTGTGCCGCTGGTGCGCGGTTCGCTGCTCGACCGGGAACTGCTGGACCGTACGCTCGCGGAGCACGCGGTCACGGGTGTGGTGCACCTCGCGGCGAAGAAGCAGGTCGGCGAGTCCGTGGAGCAGCCGCTGCGCTACTACCGCGAGAACGTGTGCGGCCTCACGGTCCTGCTGGAGGCCGTGGCCGCCGCGGGCGTACGGCGCTTCCTCTTCTCCTCCTCCGCGGCGGTCTACGGGGTCCCGGATGTGGAGCTCATCACGGAGGACACCCCGGCGGTCCCGATCAACCCGTACGGCGAGACCAAGCTGGCCGGCGAGTGGCTGGTGCGGGCCACGGGGCGGGCGCACGGCATCGCCACCGCCTGTCTGCGGTACTTCAACGTGGCGGGGGCCGCGCGCCCCGATCTCGCCGACACCGGGGTGTTCAACATCATCCCGATGTTCTTCGACCGGATCACCCGCGGCGAGGCGCCGCGGATCTTCGGGGACGACTACCCCACCCCCGACGGCACCTGCATCCGCGACTACATCCATGTCGCCGACCTCGCCGACGCCCACCTCACGGTGGCCCGACGGCTCGCCGAGAGCGATGCGGACGGCGAGTACGAGGGCGCCAGCTCCGGCACCGGGCCCGGCAGCGAGGACCTCACCGTGAACATCGGCCGCGGCGAGGGCGTCTCCGTCCGCGAGCTCGCCCGCATCGTCGCCGAGGTGACCGGCTCCGGTGTCCCCGCCGTGGTCGAGCCGCGCCGGGCCGGTGACGCGGCCCGGGCCGTGGCCTCGGTGGAGCGGATCGGCAAGGAGCTCGGCTGGACGGCCACGCGCGGGGTGCGCGAGATGGTCGAGTCGGCCTGGGAGGGGTGGCTGCTGCACCACCCGGAGATCCGCACCCGCTGA